The window gaaagaaaaataatttccattatttaatttttgtttatgttttattttgaaaagtggccggattctctctgttacatccgtctcacttgccgcttgtccattgtgcgtgtgctaactttatctcatgccgcacagatagactactactgtatttttaccatttttcctGTCACCTCATATATGGTCTCAAATgctgtgtgggaatgcataaagtaatgcataaaggtaagttttgatgacttattgagtgctaatgtgcatacagtatttgcctaaagtgaattcatgctagcgcactgcctttttaccacacacgtcaaacagcgatgtaataatctttctaGAAAAagttggctggaacttgaactggtggaaggtgggtcggcattcattttgtgcttttaatctaatgttattcatgtcttagttttacacaatacatactgaataagataaattagatcgctataatgtacgaaccaaCCAACCCCCTTCCCTGGTCCGCGGgacatttgtgggaacacaagccggtccgtgggtcaaaaaaggtcggggaccactgctctaaagtaCAGTACTATATATCCCGTTTACTTTTTATCACATTTGTCAGCTAGCTTAACGTGGTGGTGTGCAGGTAAAAGTGACAGTGTTCCTGGAAAGAGAAGATGAATACTTCACCAAAGTCGCCTGGTGGATCATCTTACTGACAATCGTCGCTGGCCTTCTGCTTCTGGCCGtcctctgcttcttcctctgGACGGTAACACTGAGTCTGTGTGCAACTGCAAAGTTGAATGATTGCATATAAAGTTTATGCAGCAGCGTAAGACTGTTTATTTAATTGCTAACTGTTATAATTCAGCATTTGTCTCTCCTTGTCAGAGTGGTTGCATCACATGTCAGACGTGTAACAAGAAGTCCTCGCACTGTGAAGCTGTGAAAAGTGTTCCTCCTCTAAAAGCCAGAGAACAGAGTGCAGGGTAAGCAGATTACAGTGTATTAAAAGTCttgagtgtttttgttgtttaggGGGTTGTGCGTAGTCAGTGTATGATAGAGaactcatactgtatatactgtagatgacaACATtgctttgttcatttgttttaatgAGGCAGAAAATATCACTTGTTTGTTAACAACATGAATTGTGCTCTTTTCACCATTCACCGTTTTGGGGCTCATTTGCAGCTCATTTGAATACTGATCATCGGAAAGACACAAAACTACAACACCGCTGCTTTTTTGAAACCATCTTGttatttacaaacaaaaatgttcttttttgtattgtacAATGATAATCCAGCATTATTTCAAAATGTGCTTCTATTAAAAACAAAGACTTCACAATCAATcgccacattttttttcttcaatcagCCTCGTATGACACATAGGAGTCATCGTCCGTCAAACATTCAATCTGAcacatttttgttgcttttagGAAAAGGAAGTAGAAAAGCGCACCgtttaaaaaaagcattcagACATCTGCTCGCTAAAATAGCACATGCAGCACACAAATATCATATAAATACTTCCACACTGTCAACAACTTTTAATACAAAATATTCCAATTATGTGTTTTTAGAGGGTGATGACTTATTTTTATAACACTTCTCTTAGACGATAAAAACAATCAAACATTGtcttaaatagaaataaattgagttaaataaacaataataataaataataaataagttaaaaagCATCagtatttttacattacatgtcattgtttttgtgcaTTCTAAGCCAGgaattctcaactggtggatcGTAACCCAAAGGCGAGTggcaaaaaaattataataatgtcATTACCCAATGTCACATTGGATATTGAGTGGCCGTCcgtccaacacacagctgcagatatctgctggagaagagcatgCCTAAAGGCAGGCAAGAGCGTCTCACCGCTGCAGCTCATGCTGTGTTGTAAACTGTCCCTTTAAATGTAAGATATTTAGGAAGTTTGAGTTTAAAAATGTTTCGCAGTTTGGGTCACCACTTGTCATTGATGGGTGATGGTGGGACCTgctgccaaaccagttgagaaccactgttctaaGCAAATCGCCtttggtgcttttttttgttgtttttttaaatattaaatcaaATCTTATAAGTAGTTCAATGATATCTTACCACAGCTGTTGCCAAATTATTTTGTTAAAGTAAATTAAATCAAGCATTTTATGTAATTGAAGCACCCAGCACAGCATATTGCTTTTCAAGACTGAACATTTCACGAATATGATTTTGAATTTTTAGAATGGTGATATAATGATATTTAGTGGCTTGTGCAGTTTCGGGATTAAAAATAATCATAGCACATATGTTGGGCTGTTACGTTTTTTGTGCTGGTGTAaccaaatggaatatttttctgTCCTAATGTGCTTAAGCAGCAACAAGCAGCTATCTCAGCAAGGCTGCCATGAccataaaaaaaagcagtaacaAAGGAAGCAAGGAGGAGGTGAGGGGATTCGCTGCAGAATGAATGACCCGGCCGTTGTTGCGGTTCCACTTGTTGTTTCTCTCCCGAACCCGAGGAGGCTTCACTGGGTTGGAGGCAGGGGGAGAGGGGGCGGAGTTACGAGGGGGCTTGTTGTAAGGAGGAGAGTAAGGACCATAACCCGGCCAGTCGTCGCTGTATCTTTCACTACTGTCTCCTCCCCCTGAACCGCTGCCCTCTTCACCTACAGGCAGCAAAACAAaacgaaaacaaaaaacaagaatgtGATATTTTAATAGGACTGTCCATTTTACACCACTATGATGcacatgacatacagtatttatttactcaactgcagagggcACCAGGTGTCTATTTGGAGTTGTACAGTAAGTTAATTGAGAGAGGCCTGTTTTGCACAAATGCAtccatatattattattgattttttttttattaataataaaaaatgaaaaacaatgaaacgtgtagtaaaatataatacactgctcaaaaaaattagaggaacacttcgaaaacacatcagatctaaactgggggaaaaatgatcttgaatatctttcctgataataagtgggtgatgtattagtaacaaaatgatgccacatcatttaatagaaatgaaaatgatcaccctacagaggggggaaatcaaagacaccccaaaaatgaaagtgaaaaaatgatgcagcagactagtccattttgctaaaatgtcattgtagcaactcaaaatgattctcaatagtttgtgtggcccccacgtgcttgtacgcatgcctgacaatgtcggggcatgctcctaatgagactacggatggtgtccagggggatctcctcccagatctcctcACTAAatcttatataaaataataaactgtGCAATATTTTATACCTGATAAGATTATAAAGagtaattattatatttatttacgatttcttttttccccaacacaaaaatatgaaaaataatcatatatagtacaatataatatgtattttattttatattttattgccTTCCGTTGTAATAATTTtagcaaaattaaataaagaaaattaaaatattatatgatacactaggtccccaacttacgaacatctgaCTAGCAAACATTCGGAGATATGaatgcaagctgactggtctatattttcatgtattgtgcCTTGTAGTAACTACATCAGTagttatactgctacatgcttgaccagtagagggcactgtgacactgctaatgggaccaacaggtagaggaagaagaggaaaaggagagaggaagttgtagttgtatgatacaacccggacaaagcgtgtgattaaagtttatgaagagttaataggcctgcttaattctacgccacccacagaacactacctcttttagaagagtctaacgatgacgacgatttgtccttttttcaataactcctcctcctcctccaccacaacgacgtatgctcgaccactcctcttcaaaggtaaataacatttatcattacgtattattatatcatttttattattattgtttttttcattaattatcctcgtttaatattactactgcatccaaactcatatttacatactgtacatacgcatatacagtatgtatatactgtatgtatacacgtacatgtagtacctatataattggtaaattaccttttgttggacttacgaacaaatcgacttgcgaacggtcgtctggaaccaattgtgttcgttggttggggacctagtgtattgtcattgttttttattgtccttTTTGTGGACACTACTGGAATAATTTGTGTCTCGTATGAATCTCCACTAAAACCTTCTCGCTAAtattcttttcttgttttttcagtttctaTTTCGTTTTAGGTCAATGTCACAATGTTTAGCTTCTTGTTAAACTCTAGTTCAGCTTTGCAGGTGCAGTCTGTTGTGTGTAGTGGTAAAGATGTCTATGATGACAGGTGACACTATCAGTCATTATACAGGTAATGACAGCACCGCAGTCACATTTCTCCTTACAGGCAAAAGGTGAGACACTCTGCGATTACTTGAGAAACGGCATCTctggaggccactatttgaggaaaaacGGTATAAAGCCCATGAATTGTATGACGGTACTAACTGTCCATAAAGTCCATGTCCTGTCCACTCTGTGCATGTCTCAGTTTGTTGGTGGCCACCCTCAGCTCCATGATCAGCTGTCTGGTCCTCACATCGGGCCGTCCAATGTCCACTTCCACCTCAGGGTTGTTGATCTGGCTGGCCAGGCCGTCACCCGTCACCTCCGGAAGATACCTAAATCCGTCCACACAAAGAAGCAATAACCACTTGCTGTATGTGGTGGTTAACAAGAGCATCCAGCATCATTCACTCAGACAGTTTGTGCTTGAAAGCTAAATTCAATTGCTTGCTAACCTCCCCCGGGCCTGCCCGTTCCAACAACGATCCTCGTTTGTGACGTCGGCTGCCATTTTTTCATCGTTGCAGATGGTGTGTGGGAGGGACACCCAGAAGCTTCCCATGGGCCGCAAGCGCTCCTTCAGTTCAGTAACCTGTACGGAGGCAGCTTGTGAGTCATCACTTCAAACCTGGAAATGTTCTGGTGCACAGCGTCTTTGCTGTGGTGGGAGGGAAGCGTATAGAAGCCACAGTGCTGCCGTCACTTCCACATGAGTCATAGTTTTGTACGTGAAATGAATGGATTTGTGGGAATCCAAATATTGTTAGAAAGCAACTTTCTATCGAGTCTTGCAAATTACGATTCTGGATAATACTTGTTTGGAATTTTGGGCGAGTCTTGTTTACAAATGGATGATCATgtgcctctttcacacagagatcctgCAAAATTGCTACAACAGAGCCGTCAAAGTTGATCGCCTTTCAAACAGAACCCAGTGAAGCAGTATACTGACGAAATGCATACATTTTCACACAGCGACACGAAGCTTCACATCAGCTAATTAGCACCACTATGTGGTGTGATTGTCAGACAGCGACaactgctttcaacacaacagggtgggAGAAGGGAGTCTAAGGTGGTAAAATTCACATCCATCTCCTGGTACTTCGGAATACCCTGACACACAGGCAGTGTCCCACTTATGTTATGGCTtttgcctctttcacacagggaGCCCGCAAAAGTGCTGCATCAGTGTATCAAAAGATACAGTATTTATCTTCCTGTGACTTTTATACAGAACCCAATAAAGTGAGATATTGCTGTGATATATTGTGTATAAAATCATGTATATAGTCAGATAGCAAACAACTACTTCCAACACAACAAAGCGTCCAAAATATCCTTGACCATGAGAGGTGTCTCACCAAGGTTACGCTCACAAGCTTAATCAATCAGTTCATGattaaagactagataggactacAGCTTAAACAGCTCAGTCTGgagatgtcctatctagtctttgagcatgttcATGATTTAACACTAGACAGGACTACATCTTAAAaactcagactagagctgtcctattcaGTCTTTCAACATGACCTGATGACTGTGCGGGTTGTCTTAGACGACGTTTCGCCTTTCATctaagcaggcttcatcatccGGTTCATGTTCAAATACAACAGCTCTAGACTGAGCTGTTTGAGCTTTAGTCCTAGGGATGTCCTATGATTGAGTGCCACCCGTTTTTACTTTCTGCTTGATGGCGGTCATGTTTTCCAACTAATCTTGCTCTAATTCCACTgccatgtgcttgtcagtccaaATAAAGGTGTGTTTAGACTTAATTGATgtcaactggactgttcagattgtcttagaagacaaGAGAATTTTGCCTGTCATCTGAGCAAGCTTTATAAGGTTATGCTCAAAGACtgcataggacagctctagagCTGTTTCAGCTCGGAGAAACAGCTtgagaggcaaaatgtcttctaagacaatctCAAAGGTCCAGTTGACATCAATTCAATGCCCAAAGGTTACGATACATAGGACAGCTCTTTTCTGAGCTCTGGTCCTGTTTAGTCTTTCAAaatgaactgatgaagtctaCTCAGCTGAAAGGCGAattgtcttctaagacaacctgaacagtgcagttgcgatcgattcactGCCCTAAAATTTATACAGAATAGTGACACAGAAAAAAGGTGGGAAAATGCCGGCTGGGTTCTTTTACAGGCAGTGTAATAGGGACTACGACCACGGGGTAAACAGGAGATCAACCTTGCAGTAGATCCACAACAAAGACAGCCAATAATACTCAGTTCACTTGCAATCAGTTCGATGCCCGGAGATTACAATAGCTagaacagctctagtctgagttTCCTGAGCACTAGTCCTGTCTAGTTTGAACATAAACTGATGAAGTCTTCTCGGCTGAAaggcgaaatgtcttctaagacaacctgaacagtccagttgcaatccaTCAATGCTCTAAGATTACAATGACCTACTGTAGATCGGACTAGAGCTCAAACtttggacatactgtatttccgaAGTAGAGAGCAAAGTGGACAGTGGAAGCTAAGATAAATATTATCCTTACCAGTCGGTCCAGGTTGGTGCCTGCAGCAGTGGTGGGTTTTTCCTCCGGGGTGTAGGTGCGGAAAGGCCTCCTGTTGCCCCCCGACTCTTTTGGTGAGCGCTTGGATCGTCCTGGAAGAGGTCTGGGGTTTCCACAACCTTGGAAGACCTACAGAAACAAAATCAACTTCAGACTGAGAGTCTGTGGTGGACAGTTCGGAGCAGCCATCAATGAAATCCAAGGTGGTCGTTCTACTGCCATGTCACCCcactttctttctctttctcacaggaaaaaacaagctgtgaaGGAAAGAACTCCCTGTTCCTTGAAGCACTGCCAAGTATTGAGTAGGACGTGGGTGCTTGTCAGGTGGATTGGCTTGCCAGGTTTCAGTCTCACAGTACGAGCGTCATGCTGTGTGTAGGAATGCTGCAGTGTCGCTACATGTTGTCTGAAAAAGGACGTTCTAAATTTTGGTGAATGGTGGCCATAATTTTTGACCAATCTTCCTCATCTTTTAGGACCATGCATATGTTGGTTGCCAGAAGctgtgttgttgatgttgacACTCGAGTTGACAAAAGTACCAAAAAAAAGCTCCATTGTGGCAGACATTAATGAgaaattttacttaatttttgaTATTCAAACCTACATAAACACTACCAGTTTCCCCATCTGACAAGATATGGAAGAGGCTGTTTGACTAGgatttttagatctttttagATCAAGGTATTGATGCTCACCAACTTTAATGTGAATTTTTCACttgactatactgtatgtgcgtaagctaactcttctactcctgaagaGCTGCACaaacgggtgaaaatttgtcaaaacatgcacccctattATGTTGCCTGTTATTAGTTTTctcacaaatacaccacatggtggcgctgttattaacaTCCAAAGTATGACCCATAAGTCGGATTgacacacacagctcaatgAGCTCTATAAAACACCCACTTTAACTTTAGAGTGTTTCGTCAAATCACAGTGAAATTAGGTATACACCTTTAGGGGCCTGACAAGCACTAAATTGGttggaaaacatggccgccatcaagcagaATGTAAAAACGGGCGGGACTCAATGAGTCACTGACCATTcatctaatgattataaaactttgagaatATATGTTTTACAtctatgctagcatgtcttacaGATAATTTTGACCACATGTCTTTTAAAGCAAGTCCACTTCCTTGCCTTGGTGGAGATGCTGACGCTGTTTTCTTGCATGTGCATGATGGCTTCGGACACTTTGACGGAGATGGAATCTGCCGCCAACTCCATGTTGAACGGCCCCTCCAACTTCTCTGCAACCTGGTAAAGGGCATCTGATGGGGGACAGAGCAGGTGAGCCAACAAGCGTCTCTTAAAAAATGAAGTTACAAGGCCAATGCTAATGATTAGTTGTGTAAAAACAACAGGGAAACAGAAGGGCAATTAATACAGCCAGTACTATATTTTAAACATGATCACTAATTTAAACTGCCTCCTTTCACCCACCAATGAAATAATCCCACTCGGTGTCCAGATCAGCCTGATTGGCCAAGCATCCTTTCATCACGTTCAGGCAGAAGGCACGGCATGGACGCAGGGAGGGCATTCCTCGACACAGCGGGCAGTACCACTGACGCATTAGGCCATGCACACATTCTGAGTCTGGagtcagctgtgagacataaataatacagaaCTTTGACCTTTGGACCTCAGGTAAAGTCACTAtgactgtgtttgtgtttcagtaaaacagcattttattaTGTTACTGAAGTGTAAACCTAAactttttggggaaaatatgcctctaaagacaaaaaaaaacagatgtccaaactagggatgcttttacgctgccgattccgataccaatcatccatgagtgaaatcggccgataccgatcatatagattaagtgtaaatgtttaaatttatttcgagtgctattggccaggggtgccagtatgtaaaagttaggacaattccaaggtcccttgactgccagggggcccaaaaaataggtaattattaaaaaataaagggggggggggcagaattcctggttgcactCCTGCTGCTGGCTATATTTGAAAAATGGAACCagaaatcaccttcatttagaccaggggtctcaaactcaatttacatgGGGGCCGCTTGAGTTAGGGTCTGGTTGTGGCTGGGCCGCTTGAAGTATTGGGAATAGGGcagggaatctcagggtaccccacAATATGGTATGATACGCGATACACGGCTCCcgataatgataatatctcgatacagtgatagggtgaaacaaaaaaataaatacatttcatagtttgtattttgctgcattcagctgggataggctccagcttacttgtgaccctaatgaagacaagcgataCAAAACgggtggaatttttgcagcatattttaaccagactacaagcagcaatggtacaaaaagaatgaggatgttttagcaacataagtgtaaacaggattttagtttaggtgtctgaaaaacagtaaagctattttaaactcattcagaaaacataacatctcatgtctctcaagtagatcaatgctataaagtagaatcatatcaaaaagaaatattttttatagcatttacactactcctccatgtctagccgcaaaatatgacccggcgggccacaaatggcccgcgggccgtgagtttgagacccctgatttagacaaaaatatatttgactcactttttcaagagaacatttTGTATATCAatcgtgaaacttacagaggatgagtcTCCttttttaaggagactttggatgtgacaGTACATTGATGGAGCTCAAGCAGGACTTCCGGGTATAATGCATAGGGGCTCCAAATGAAAGAGCAGTCagcaaacccggtgtcttccaccactgagagaggctggtcatccAATCTGataaatttaattatttttcgtGTTATTTGCTTCAGACCTCTGGCTGTCATGCACATatgggcgagtgttgtccagcgttttggctgcattagctgctgtttgactgatgttCATATTGTGAGCcatgaaaactcaccaaactgaatggacgaatggatggaacttattgttgatgcagaatGCCCGTACagatggaattcaatagtgtttctcatcttctttatgaaattgctggcattcacaactttctttggccccatggcgggatATTTAGCTGTCGCGCTCAATAAAacggtgagtcagcaacatgtACAGAGCTTTGGGGACTCGGTCTCGATACAGAACAgcgcaaacagactagtttgttgcATGCAAATTATATGAAAGCTGACATGGTGTACAAAAACACAGGCAACATTTTCGATGAAaatcaaatcatacaaaaactgggatgTAGGAAAACCAAAGTTTAACTGTAATAGAAAAAA of the Dunckerocampus dactyliophorus isolate RoL2022-P2 chromosome 11, RoL_Ddac_1.1, whole genome shotgun sequence genome contains:
- the gpc2 gene encoding glypican-2 translates to MDTRLTLPRSLGLLCTVVALSGLRSPVVAAGRSCADTRQVYAEKGYSTGIAPVTQISGEHLRLCPQDYTCCSSQMEETLALQSERDFLKSLEDHSQFLLTTFTQRQRRFNEFFRELIDLSEKSMNQMFTKTYGRLFTQNAHVFQELFAELRRYYSGGSVSLTEVLSDFWSRLVERVFTLVNPQYQFSDDYLECVTKHAEQLQPFGDVPRKLRVQVSRAFIAARALSQGLATGRDIVNKATKLTPDSECVHGLMRQWYCPLCRGMPSLRPCRAFCLNVMKGCLANQADLDTEWDYFIDALYQVAEKLEGPFNMELAADSISVKVSEAIMHMQENSVSISTKVFQGCGNPRPLPGRSKRSPKESGGNRRPFRTYTPEEKPTTAAGTNLDRLVTELKERLRPMGSFWVSLPHTICNDEKMAADVTNEDRCWNGQARGRYLPEVTGDGLASQINNPEVEVDIGRPDVRTRQLIMELRVATNKLRHAQSGQDMDFMDSEEGSGSGGGDSSERYSDDWPGYGPYSPPYNKPPRNSAPSPPASNPVKPPRVRERNNKWNRNNGRVIHSAANPLTSSLLPLLLLFFMVMAALLR